The Salvelinus namaycush isolate Seneca chromosome 13, SaNama_1.0, whole genome shotgun sequence genome includes a region encoding these proteins:
- the LOC120058346 gene encoding armadillo repeat-containing protein 8 isoform X1, which translates to MACLLEAPLRISVLSEVTATSRHYVDRLFDPDPQKVLQGVIDMKNAVIGNNKQKANLIVLGAVPRLLYLLQQGSSSSELRAECAVVLGSLAMGTENNIKSLVDCHIIPALLQGLLCSDLIFIEACLRCLRTVFISPVTPVQLLYTDPTVIPHLMSLLSRSQRTQEYITQIFSHCCKTPEHQTVLFNHGAIQNIAPLLISPSYKVRMQALKCFSVLAYENTQVSMTLVNVLVDEELLSQVFVRMMQRDQPIDMQLTAAKCLTYMCRAGAIRTDDSCIVLKTLPCLVRMCSKERLLEERVEGAETLAYLMEPDVELQRIASVTDHLVAMLADYFKYPSSVSAITDIKRLDHDLKHAHELRQAAFKLYASLGSNDEDIRKKITETENMMDRIVSGLSESSVKVRLAAVRCLHSLSRSVQQLRTSFHDHAVWKPLMKLLQNAPDEVLVMASSTLCNLLLEFSPSKEPILESGVIELLCSLTQSDSPALRVNGIWALMNMAFQADQKVKGEIVRALGTEQLFRLLSDPDSNVLMKTLGLLRNLLSTRPHIDQVMSSHGKQIMQAVTLILEGEHSIEVKEQTLCILANIADGNTAKELIMTNDDILQKIKYYMAHSNVKLQLAATFCISNLIWNEEDGEANAMTGSQERQDKLRELGFVDILHKLTQASDPNLCDRAKTAMQQYLA; encoded by the exons atggCGTGCTTGTTGGAGGCCCCTCTCCGCATCAGCGTGCTATCT GAGGTCACGGCCACCAGTCGCCATTATGTTGACAGGCTTTTTGACCCTGACCCGCAGAAAGTGCTGCAGGGAGTCAT TGACATGAAGAATGCTGTCATCGGAAACAACAAACAGAAAGCCAACCTGATTGTCCTGGGAGCTGTGCCCAG GTTACTGTATCTGCTCCAGCAGGGCTCGTCCAGCTCAGAGCTGAGGGCAGAGTGTGCGGTGGTGCTGGGCAGTCTGGCCATGGGCACTGAGAACAACATCAAGTCCCTGGTTGACTGTCACATCATCCCTGCCCTACTGCAAG GTCTCCTATGTTCAGACCTGATCTTCATCGAGGCTTGTCTACGCTGCCTCAGGACAGTCTTCATCAGTCCAGTCACCCCAGTGCAGCTGCTCTACACT GACCCCACTGTGATCCCCCACCTCATGTCCCTGCTGAGTCGGTCACAGCGGACGCAGGAGTACATCACCCAGATCTTCTCCCACTGCTGCAAG acTCCGGAGCACCAGACGGTTCTGTTTAACCACGGGGCCATCCAGAACATTgctcctcttctcatctctccctcctatAAG GTACGGATGCAGGCATTAAAATGCTTCTCGGTCCTGGCCTATGAGAACACTCAGGTCTCCATGACACTGGTGAATG tGCTGGTGGATGAGGAGCTGCTCTCTCAGGTATTTGTCAGAATGATGCAAAGGGATCAGCCCATTGACATGCAGCTCACAGCAGCCAAGTG tcTAACATACATGTGTCGAGCAGGAGCCATTAGGACAGATGACAGCTGCATCGTTTTAAAG ACCCTGCCGTGCCTGGTGAGGATGTGCAGTAAGGAGCGTCTGTTGGAGGAGCGTGTGGAGGGGGCAGAGACCCTGGCCTACCTGATGGAGCCTGATGTGGAGCTGCAGAGGATCGCCAGTGTAACCGACCACCTAGTGGCCATGCTGGCTGACTACTTCAAATACCCCAGCTCTGTCAGCGCCATCACTGACATCAAGAGG TTGGATCACGACCTGAAGCATGCTCACGAGCTGAGACAAGCTGCCTTTAAACTGTACGCCTCACTGGGCTCCAACGACGAAGATATCCGCAAGAAG atcacagagacagagaacatgATGGACAGGATAGTGAGTGGTCTGTCAGAATCCAGCGTCAAGGTGCGGCTTGCTGCCGTCAG GTGTCTTCACAGTCTGTCCCGGTCAGTCCAGCAGTTGAGGACTAGTTTTCATGACCACGCCGTATGGAAGCCGCTTATGAAG TTGTTACAGAACGCTCCAGACGAGGTGTTGGTTATGGCCTCTTCTACACTATGCAACCTGCTACTGGAGTTTTCACCCAGCAAAGAG CCCATCTTGGAGTCAGGGGTGATAGAGTTACTATGCAGTCTGACCCAGAGTGATAGTCCAGCCCTGAGGGTCAACGGCATCTGGGCTCTAATG AACATGGCATTCCAGGCGGACCAGAAGGTGAAGGGGGAGATTGTGAGAGCGTTGGGAACAGAGCAGCTCTTCCGTCTGCTTTCTGACCCTGACTCTAACGTCCTGATGAAGACCCTGGGCCTGCTACGGAACCTGCTCTCCACACGACCC CACATAGACCAGGTCATGAGTTCTCATGGGAAGCAGATCATGCAGGCAGTCACTCTAATCCTCGAGGGAGAACACAGCATCGAGGTCAAGGAACAg ACACTCTGTATCCTAGCCAACATTGCCGATGGCAACACAGCCAAGGAACTCATCATGACCAATGACGACATCCTCCAGAAAATCAAATATTACATG GCTCACTCTAATGTGAAGCTCCAGCTGGCGGCCACCTTCTGTATCTCCAACCTGATCTGGAACGAGGAGGACGGTGAGGCCAACGCCATGACAG GTTCCCAGGAGCGTCAGGACAAGCTGAGGGAGTTGGGCTTTGTAGACATCCTGCACAAACTCACCCAGGCCTCAGACCCCAACCTCTGTGACAG gGCGAAGACAGCAATGCAGCAGTATCTGGCGTGA
- the LOC120058346 gene encoding armadillo repeat-containing protein 8 isoform X3, whose protein sequence is MACLLEAPLRISVLSEVTATSRHYVDRLFDPDPQKVLQGVIDMKNAVIGNNKQKANLIVLGAVPRLLYLLQQGSSSSELRAECAVVLGSLAMGTENNIKSLVDCHIIPALLQGLLCSDLIFIEACLRCLRTVFISPVTPVQLLYTDPTVIPHLMSLLSRSQRTQEYITQIFSHCCKTPEHQTVLFNHGAIQNIAPLLISPSYKVRMQALKCFSVLAYENTQVSMTLVNVLVDEELLSQVFVRMMQRDQPIDMQLTAAKCLTYMCRAGAIRTDDSCIVLKTLPCLVRMCSKERLLEERVEGAETLAYLMEPDVELQRIASVTDHLVAMLADYFKYPSSVSAITDIKRLDHDLKHAHELRQAAFKLYASLGSNDEDIRKKITETENMMDRIVSGLSESSVKVRLAAVRCLHSLSRSVQQLRTSFHDHAVWKPLMKLLQNAPDEVLVMASSTLCNLLLEFSPSKEPILESGVIELLCSLTQSDSPALRVNGIWALMNMAFQADQKVKGEIVRALGTEQLFRLLSDPDSNVLMKTLGLLRNLLSTRPHIDQVMSSHGKQIMQAVTLILEGEHSIEVKEQECSNF, encoded by the exons atggCGTGCTTGTTGGAGGCCCCTCTCCGCATCAGCGTGCTATCT GAGGTCACGGCCACCAGTCGCCATTATGTTGACAGGCTTTTTGACCCTGACCCGCAGAAAGTGCTGCAGGGAGTCAT TGACATGAAGAATGCTGTCATCGGAAACAACAAACAGAAAGCCAACCTGATTGTCCTGGGAGCTGTGCCCAG GTTACTGTATCTGCTCCAGCAGGGCTCGTCCAGCTCAGAGCTGAGGGCAGAGTGTGCGGTGGTGCTGGGCAGTCTGGCCATGGGCACTGAGAACAACATCAAGTCCCTGGTTGACTGTCACATCATCCCTGCCCTACTGCAAG GTCTCCTATGTTCAGACCTGATCTTCATCGAGGCTTGTCTACGCTGCCTCAGGACAGTCTTCATCAGTCCAGTCACCCCAGTGCAGCTGCTCTACACT GACCCCACTGTGATCCCCCACCTCATGTCCCTGCTGAGTCGGTCACAGCGGACGCAGGAGTACATCACCCAGATCTTCTCCCACTGCTGCAAG acTCCGGAGCACCAGACGGTTCTGTTTAACCACGGGGCCATCCAGAACATTgctcctcttctcatctctccctcctatAAG GTACGGATGCAGGCATTAAAATGCTTCTCGGTCCTGGCCTATGAGAACACTCAGGTCTCCATGACACTGGTGAATG tGCTGGTGGATGAGGAGCTGCTCTCTCAGGTATTTGTCAGAATGATGCAAAGGGATCAGCCCATTGACATGCAGCTCACAGCAGCCAAGTG tcTAACATACATGTGTCGAGCAGGAGCCATTAGGACAGATGACAGCTGCATCGTTTTAAAG ACCCTGCCGTGCCTGGTGAGGATGTGCAGTAAGGAGCGTCTGTTGGAGGAGCGTGTGGAGGGGGCAGAGACCCTGGCCTACCTGATGGAGCCTGATGTGGAGCTGCAGAGGATCGCCAGTGTAACCGACCACCTAGTGGCCATGCTGGCTGACTACTTCAAATACCCCAGCTCTGTCAGCGCCATCACTGACATCAAGAGG TTGGATCACGACCTGAAGCATGCTCACGAGCTGAGACAAGCTGCCTTTAAACTGTACGCCTCACTGGGCTCCAACGACGAAGATATCCGCAAGAAG atcacagagacagagaacatgATGGACAGGATAGTGAGTGGTCTGTCAGAATCCAGCGTCAAGGTGCGGCTTGCTGCCGTCAG GTGTCTTCACAGTCTGTCCCGGTCAGTCCAGCAGTTGAGGACTAGTTTTCATGACCACGCCGTATGGAAGCCGCTTATGAAG TTGTTACAGAACGCTCCAGACGAGGTGTTGGTTATGGCCTCTTCTACACTATGCAACCTGCTACTGGAGTTTTCACCCAGCAAAGAG CCCATCTTGGAGTCAGGGGTGATAGAGTTACTATGCAGTCTGACCCAGAGTGATAGTCCAGCCCTGAGGGTCAACGGCATCTGGGCTCTAATG AACATGGCATTCCAGGCGGACCAGAAGGTGAAGGGGGAGATTGTGAGAGCGTTGGGAACAGAGCAGCTCTTCCGTCTGCTTTCTGACCCTGACTCTAACGTCCTGATGAAGACCCTGGGCCTGCTACGGAACCTGCTCTCCACACGACCC CACATAGACCAGGTCATGAGTTCTCATGGGAAGCAGATCATGCAGGCAGTCACTCTAATCCTCGAGGGAGAACACAGCATCGAGGTCAAGGAACAg GAGTGCTCCAATTTCTAG
- the LOC120058347 gene encoding ras-related protein Rab-5B-like, producing MATRGSGRPNGTLPQTKICQFKLVLLGDMAVGKSSLVLRFVKGQFDEFQETTIGAAFLAQSVCLDDTTVKFEIWDTAGQERYHSLAPMYYRGAQAAIVVFDITKPETFERAKAWVKELQRQASPNIVIALAGNKADLAEKRLVEYEEAQTYSEDTGLLFMETSAKTAMNVNELFLAIAKKMPKTDTQNPTHAARHRGVNLQDPEAHNTRSCCGGGGGN from the exons ATGGCTACCAGAGGGAGTGGCCGGCCCAATGGCACGCTGCCCCAGACCAAGATATGCCAGTTTAAACTGGTCCTACTGGGAGACATGGCAGTGGGAAAGTCCAGCCTAGTTCTGCGCTTCGTCAAGGGACAGTTTGATGAGTTCCAGGAGACCACCATCGGAG ctgcGTTCCTGGCCCAGTCTGTGTGTCTAGACGACACTACCGTGAAGTTTGAGATCTGGGACACAGCGGGACAGGAGCGCTACCACAGTCTGGCTCCCATGTACTACCGCGGGGCACAGGCTGCCATCGTGGTCTTTGACATCACCAAGCCG GAGACGTTTGAGCGGGCTAAAGCCTGGGTGAAGGAGCTACAGAGGCAGGCTAGCCCCAACATTGTCATCGCTCTGGCAGGCAACAAGGCGGACCTGGCTGAGAAGAGACTAGTGGAGTATGAG GAGGCCCAGACCTATTCTGAAGACACTGGACTTCTCTTCATGGAGACCTCTGCCAAGACTGCCATGAATGTCAACGAACTTTTCCTGGCCATTG CCAAAAAGATGCCCAAAACGGACACCCAGAATCCTACACATGCAGCGCGACACCGGGGAGTGAACCTACAGGATCCTGAAGCCCACAACACCCGATCCtgctgtggaggaggaggagggaactaG
- the LOC120058346 gene encoding armadillo repeat-containing protein 8 isoform X2, with protein MACLLEAPLRISVLSEVTATSRHYVDRLFDPDPQKVLQGVIDMKNAVIGNNKQKANLIVLGAVPRLLYLLQQGSSSSELRAECAVVLGSLAMGTENNIKSLVDCHIIPALLQGLLCSDLIFIEACLRCLRTVFISPVTPVQLLYTDPTVIPHLMSLLSRSQRTQEYITQIFSHCCKTPEHQTVLFNHGAIQNIAPLLISPSYKVRMQALKCFSVLAYENTQVSMTLVNVLVDEELLSQVFVRMMQRDQPIDMQLTAAKCLTYMCRAGAIRTDDSCIVLKTLPCLVRMCSKERLLEERVEGAETLAYLMEPDVELQRIASVTDHLVAMLADYFKYPSSVSAITDIKRLDHDLKHAHELRQAAFKLYASLGSNDEDIRKKITETENMMDRIVSGLSESSVKVRLAAVRCLHSLSRSVQQLRTSFHDHAVWKPLMKLLQNAPDEVLVMASSTLCNLLLEFSPSKEPILESGVIELLCSLTQSDSPALRVNGIWALMNMAFQADQKVKGEIVRALGTEQLFRLLSDPDSNVLMKTLGLLRNLLSTRPHIDQVMSSHGKQIMQAVTLILEGEHSIEVKEQTLCILANIADGNTAKELIMTNDDILQKIKYYMAHSNVKLQLAATFCISNLIWNEEDGSQERQDKLRELGFVDILHKLTQASDPNLCDRAKTAMQQYLA; from the exons atggCGTGCTTGTTGGAGGCCCCTCTCCGCATCAGCGTGCTATCT GAGGTCACGGCCACCAGTCGCCATTATGTTGACAGGCTTTTTGACCCTGACCCGCAGAAAGTGCTGCAGGGAGTCAT TGACATGAAGAATGCTGTCATCGGAAACAACAAACAGAAAGCCAACCTGATTGTCCTGGGAGCTGTGCCCAG GTTACTGTATCTGCTCCAGCAGGGCTCGTCCAGCTCAGAGCTGAGGGCAGAGTGTGCGGTGGTGCTGGGCAGTCTGGCCATGGGCACTGAGAACAACATCAAGTCCCTGGTTGACTGTCACATCATCCCTGCCCTACTGCAAG GTCTCCTATGTTCAGACCTGATCTTCATCGAGGCTTGTCTACGCTGCCTCAGGACAGTCTTCATCAGTCCAGTCACCCCAGTGCAGCTGCTCTACACT GACCCCACTGTGATCCCCCACCTCATGTCCCTGCTGAGTCGGTCACAGCGGACGCAGGAGTACATCACCCAGATCTTCTCCCACTGCTGCAAG acTCCGGAGCACCAGACGGTTCTGTTTAACCACGGGGCCATCCAGAACATTgctcctcttctcatctctccctcctatAAG GTACGGATGCAGGCATTAAAATGCTTCTCGGTCCTGGCCTATGAGAACACTCAGGTCTCCATGACACTGGTGAATG tGCTGGTGGATGAGGAGCTGCTCTCTCAGGTATTTGTCAGAATGATGCAAAGGGATCAGCCCATTGACATGCAGCTCACAGCAGCCAAGTG tcTAACATACATGTGTCGAGCAGGAGCCATTAGGACAGATGACAGCTGCATCGTTTTAAAG ACCCTGCCGTGCCTGGTGAGGATGTGCAGTAAGGAGCGTCTGTTGGAGGAGCGTGTGGAGGGGGCAGAGACCCTGGCCTACCTGATGGAGCCTGATGTGGAGCTGCAGAGGATCGCCAGTGTAACCGACCACCTAGTGGCCATGCTGGCTGACTACTTCAAATACCCCAGCTCTGTCAGCGCCATCACTGACATCAAGAGG TTGGATCACGACCTGAAGCATGCTCACGAGCTGAGACAAGCTGCCTTTAAACTGTACGCCTCACTGGGCTCCAACGACGAAGATATCCGCAAGAAG atcacagagacagagaacatgATGGACAGGATAGTGAGTGGTCTGTCAGAATCCAGCGTCAAGGTGCGGCTTGCTGCCGTCAG GTGTCTTCACAGTCTGTCCCGGTCAGTCCAGCAGTTGAGGACTAGTTTTCATGACCACGCCGTATGGAAGCCGCTTATGAAG TTGTTACAGAACGCTCCAGACGAGGTGTTGGTTATGGCCTCTTCTACACTATGCAACCTGCTACTGGAGTTTTCACCCAGCAAAGAG CCCATCTTGGAGTCAGGGGTGATAGAGTTACTATGCAGTCTGACCCAGAGTGATAGTCCAGCCCTGAGGGTCAACGGCATCTGGGCTCTAATG AACATGGCATTCCAGGCGGACCAGAAGGTGAAGGGGGAGATTGTGAGAGCGTTGGGAACAGAGCAGCTCTTCCGTCTGCTTTCTGACCCTGACTCTAACGTCCTGATGAAGACCCTGGGCCTGCTACGGAACCTGCTCTCCACACGACCC CACATAGACCAGGTCATGAGTTCTCATGGGAAGCAGATCATGCAGGCAGTCACTCTAATCCTCGAGGGAGAACACAGCATCGAGGTCAAGGAACAg ACACTCTGTATCCTAGCCAACATTGCCGATGGCAACACAGCCAAGGAACTCATCATGACCAATGACGACATCCTCCAGAAAATCAAATATTACATG GCTCACTCTAATGTGAAGCTCCAGCTGGCGGCCACCTTCTGTATCTCCAACCTGATCTGGAACGAGGAGGACG GTTCCCAGGAGCGTCAGGACAAGCTGAGGGAGTTGGGCTTTGTAGACATCCTGCACAAACTCACCCAGGCCTCAGACCCCAACCTCTGTGACAG gGCGAAGACAGCAATGCAGCAGTATCTGGCGTGA